Proteins encoded together in one Paenibacillus sp. window:
- a CDS encoding MFS transporter — MDRRMGVIMIMLVTVFLGFGIIIPVLPEMIVGSGAERFHLYVMLAVYSAASFVLSPLWGSLSDRIGRKPVLAIGVLGFSVSFLVFGLSGGNLALMYISRVLGGVFSGATTSCAVAYVADITTPEKRTRAMGLVGMSIGLGFIFGPGIGGLLSGFGLATPFFAAAALALLNFGFAIFVLKESLPPERRRGADAGPRPSRWSAFQGPIAYLFVLLFVLTFALAGLESTLQYFQMERFEATPRDMGVMFLVSGIVGALVQGGFIRRYAKPGTEPTLIRVGLTVQALGFVLLLFSSDVWTASLFMSVFAVGNSLLRPCVTSLITQTTQAGQGVTGGLSSSMDSLGRIAGPLVAGGLFELKSALPFFAGAAISLGAMLLLQRFLARRGTIAAAPAAK; from the coding sequence ATGGATAGACGGATGGGCGTCATCATGATTATGTTGGTTACGGTGTTTTTAGGGTTCGGCATCATTATTCCGGTACTGCCCGAAATGATCGTCGGCTCCGGGGCGGAGCGATTTCACTTATACGTCATGCTTGCGGTATATTCTGCGGCGTCGTTCGTGCTTTCTCCGCTGTGGGGCTCGCTGTCGGACCGGATCGGGCGGAAGCCCGTTCTCGCGATCGGGGTGCTCGGCTTCAGCGTCAGCTTCCTCGTCTTCGGGCTTTCGGGGGGCAATCTCGCGCTGATGTACATATCGCGGGTGCTCGGCGGCGTCTTCTCGGGCGCGACGACGTCGTGCGCCGTCGCCTACGTCGCGGACATCACGACGCCGGAGAAGCGGACGCGCGCCATGGGGCTCGTCGGCATGTCGATCGGGCTCGGCTTTATTTTCGGCCCGGGCATCGGCGGACTGCTCAGCGGCTTCGGGCTCGCGACGCCGTTCTTCGCCGCGGCCGCGCTCGCGCTCCTCAATTTCGGCTTCGCGATTTTCGTTCTGAAGGAGTCGCTTCCGCCGGAGAGGCGCCGGGGGGCGGACGCGGGCCCGCGTCCGTCGCGATGGTCGGCGTTCCAGGGGCCGATCGCGTATTTGTTCGTGCTCCTGTTCGTGCTGACGTTCGCGCTCGCGGGTCTTGAATCGACGCTGCAGTATTTCCAGATGGAGCGGTTCGAAGCGACGCCCCGCGACATGGGCGTCATGTTCCTCGTCAGCGGCATCGTCGGCGCGCTCGTGCAGGGGGGCTTCATTCGCCGTTACGCGAAGCCGGGCACGGAGCCGACGCTGATCCGCGTCGGGCTGACGGTGCAGGCGCTCGGCTTCGTCCTGCTGCTGTTCTCGAGCGACGTCTGGACCGCCTCGCTGTTCATGAGCGTGTTCGCCGTCGGCAACTCGCTGCTGCGGCCTTGCGTCACGTCGCTCATTACGCAGACGACGCAGGCCGGCCAAGGCGTAACGGGGGGGCTCAGCTCGTCGATGGACAGCCTCGGCCGCATCGCGGGGCCGCTCGTCGCCGGAGGGTTGTTCGAGCTGAAGAGCGCGCTGCCGTTTTTCGCCGGCGCCGCCATTTCGCTCGGCGCGATGCTGCTGCTGCAGCGGTTTTTGGCAAGGCGCGGCACGATCGCGGCCGCTCCCGCGGCGAAGTGA
- a CDS encoding MFS transporter, with the protein MEARRYAPPRVRSGFLMKLLIAMALVEFVKGALLVAVLPVYASGKLGLSASALGFAFALQYVGDNACRAPVGRMLDRYGYRLPMALGLAVTVLAVALLAAANGPLALLAGCLLLGAGTSPLWPCAAAGATETAGREGSGSALSAVYVASFAGTGAGPVAVGWLAGGGAMAGAFPLLLGFAAAALLLALLLPPGAPRRAEEAPASGAGVRGLLSGIACAVRRLRGSRLLVPAMFLQTLALGLLTPVVTLYAREELGLTAGEFSTLLLAGGAATLGLLLVAGRLSDRLGPRPLLLVGVPAAAAATAYFAAVHTRPQLYAAVAAVAFGYALLIPSWNAFVARAIPDDLRGAAWGAALAIEGTGFVIGPIVSGWAWEHASRRAPFLLSGAALAALFVLYLFISFRKTDMVR; encoded by the coding sequence ATGGAGGCGCGGCGGTATGCGCCGCCCCGCGTACGAAGCGGCTTCCTTATGAAGCTGCTGATCGCGATGGCGCTCGTGGAGTTCGTGAAAGGGGCGCTGCTCGTCGCGGTGCTGCCCGTGTACGCGAGCGGAAAGCTCGGGCTGTCGGCCTCGGCGCTCGGGTTCGCATTCGCGCTGCAATACGTCGGCGACAACGCGTGCCGCGCGCCGGTCGGACGCATGCTCGACCGGTACGGCTACCGGCTGCCGATGGCGCTCGGGCTCGCCGTCACCGTGCTCGCGGTGGCGCTGCTCGCAGCGGCGAACGGCCCGCTGGCGCTGCTCGCCGGCTGTCTGCTGCTCGGGGCGGGCACGTCGCCGCTGTGGCCGTGCGCCGCCGCGGGCGCGACGGAGACGGCGGGCCGCGAAGGCAGCGGCTCGGCGCTGTCCGCCGTCTATGTCGCCTCCTTCGCCGGCACGGGAGCCGGCCCGGTCGCCGTCGGCTGGCTGGCGGGCGGCGGGGCGATGGCGGGCGCGTTCCCGCTGCTGCTCGGTTTCGCCGCGGCGGCGCTGCTGCTCGCCCTGCTGCTGCCGCCCGGCGCGCCGCGGCGGGCGGAGGAGGCGCCGGCGAGCGGCGCCGGCGTCCGCGGGCTGCTCTCGGGCATCGCCTGCGCCGTCCGCCGGCTGCGGGGGAGCCGGCTGCTGGTGCCCGCCATGTTCCTGCAGACGCTGGCGCTCGGCCTGCTGACGCCCGTCGTGACGCTGTACGCGCGCGAGGAGCTGGGGCTCACCGCCGGCGAGTTCAGCACGCTGCTGCTCGCGGGCGGCGCGGCGACGCTCGGCCTGCTGCTGGTCGCGGGCAGACTCTCCGACCGGCTCGGCCCCCGCCCCTTGCTGCTCGTCGGCGTCCCGGCCGCCGCGGCGGCGACGGCGTATTTCGCGGCCGTGCACACCCGGCCGCAGCTGTACGCGGCGGTCGCCGCCGTCGCCTTCGGCTACGCGCTGCTCATCCCGTCGTGGAACGCGTTCGTCGCCCGCGCGATTCCGGACGATCTCCGCGGGGCCGCGTGGGGCGCCGCGCTTGCGATCGAAGGCACCGGGTTCGTGATCGGCCCGATCGTGTCCGGCTGGGCGTGGGAGCACGCGAGCCGCCGCGCGCCGTTCCTGCTCAGCGGCGCGGCGCTCGCCGCGCTGTTTGTCCTCTATCTGTTCATTTCCTTCCGAAAAACGGATATGGTACGATAG
- a CDS encoding aminotransferase class I/II-fold pyridoxal phosphate-dependent enzyme has product MDQTRTPLFDALLSHAAKNPLQFHIPGHKKGVGMDPQFRSFIGDNALSIDLINIAPLDDLHQPSGAIFEAQRLAAEAFGADHTFFSVQGTSGAIQTMIMSVCGPGEKIIVPRNVHKSVMSAIIFAGARPVFLSPAMDEQLGIAHGVTTRSVRRALERHPDAKAVLVINPTYFGISANLKEIVDLAHSYDVPVLVDEAHGVHIHFHEDLPLSAMQAGADMAATSVHKLGGSLTQSSVLNVKGDRVNPKRVQAILSMLTTTSTSYLLLASLDAARRSLALHGREMAERALGLARLAREKVNEIPGLHCFGEEILGSEATFDYDPTKLTIHVRKLGITGYDAEKRLRERYNIEVEMSDMYNILCIVTPGDSEETILKLVDALYGIATEQAGAAEVRNVIVKTPKIPTLALSPRDAFYAETESVPLLEADGRIIAEFIMVYPPGIPILLPGEVISQENIEYISEHVEIGLPVQGPEDKTIRNVKVIVEEKPIYA; this is encoded by the coding sequence GTGGACCAAACCCGCACACCGCTGTTTGACGCGCTGCTTTCGCATGCCGCGAAAAATCCGTTGCAATTTCATATCCCCGGACATAAGAAAGGCGTCGGGATGGACCCGCAGTTTCGCTCGTTCATCGGCGACAACGCCTTATCGATCGACCTGATCAACATCGCGCCGCTCGACGATTTGCATCAGCCCTCCGGCGCCATCTTCGAAGCGCAGCGGCTCGCCGCCGAGGCGTTCGGCGCCGACCATACGTTCTTCTCCGTGCAGGGAACGAGCGGCGCCATCCAGACGATGATCATGTCCGTCTGCGGCCCCGGCGAGAAAATCATCGTTCCGCGCAACGTGCATAAATCGGTCATGTCGGCGATCATTTTCGCGGGCGCGCGCCCCGTGTTCTTGTCGCCGGCCATGGACGAACAGCTCGGCATCGCTCACGGCGTGACGACGCGCTCCGTACGGCGGGCGCTCGAACGTCATCCCGACGCGAAGGCCGTGCTCGTCATTAACCCGACATATTTCGGCATCAGCGCGAACTTGAAGGAAATCGTCGACCTCGCCCACTCGTACGACGTGCCGGTGCTCGTCGACGAAGCGCACGGCGTACACATTCATTTCCATGAGGATCTGCCGCTGTCCGCGATGCAAGCCGGCGCCGACATGGCCGCGACGAGCGTCCACAAGCTCGGGGGCTCGCTGACGCAAAGCTCCGTGCTGAACGTCAAGGGCGACCGCGTCAATCCGAAGCGGGTGCAGGCGATCTTGTCGATGCTGACGACGACGTCCACCTCGTATTTGCTGCTCGCCTCGCTGGACGCGGCAAGGCGCAGCCTCGCCCTGCACGGCAGGGAGATGGCCGAGCGCGCGCTCGGACTGGCGCGGCTCGCCCGCGAGAAAGTCAACGAAATTCCGGGCCTCCACTGCTTCGGCGAAGAAATTCTCGGCTCCGAAGCGACGTTCGATTACGATCCGACGAAGCTGACGATCCACGTCCGCAAGCTCGGCATTACCGGGTACGACGCAGAGAAGCGGCTGCGCGAGCGGTACAACATCGAAGTCGAAATGAGCGACATGTACAACATTCTGTGCATCGTGACGCCCGGCGACTCGGAAGAAACGATTCTAAAGCTCGTCGACGCGCTGTACGGCATCGCGACGGAACAGGCGGGCGCCGCCGAAGTGCGCAACGTCATCGTCAAGACGCCGAAAATTCCGACGCTCGCTCTTTCCCCGCGGGACGCGTTCTACGCGGAAACCGAATCGGTGCCGCTGCTCGAAGCGGACGGCCGCATCATCGCGGAGTTCATCATGGTGTACCCGCCGGGCATTCCGATTTTGCTGCCGGGCGAAGTGATCTCGCAGGAGAACATCGAGTACATTTCGGAGCACGTCGAAATCGGTCTGCCGGTGCAAGGCCCCGAAGACAAAACGATCCGCAACGTCAAAGTCATCGTCGAAGAAAAGCCGATCTACGCATGA
- a CDS encoding DUF3055 domain-containing protein: MFDRLYDESEQTKVDFFGYATERARYDFAIVYTNRFFGKPLVVCMQTGRSSLLSADDLANTEHLQRIFSLSGAEEAEDLAVILRQRLPHLDLKEQY, from the coding sequence ATGTTTGACCGTTTATACGACGAGTCGGAGCAAACGAAAGTCGACTTTTTCGGTTACGCAACGGAACGAGCCCGGTACGATTTCGCAATCGTTTACACAAACCGGTTTTTCGGCAAACCGCTGGTCGTATGCATGCAGACGGGCCGATCCTCGCTCCTGTCGGCCGACGATTTGGCGAATACGGAACATTTGCAGCGCATTTTCTCCCTGTCGGGAGCGGAGGAGGCGGAAGACCTCGCCGTCATTTTGCGCCAGCGCTTGCCTCATTTGGACTTGAAAGAGCAATATTGA
- a CDS encoding DUF1885 family protein: MSQSAYLYFVEGSAVTSLTLDELKEQLNRYREQVEKTGQQLDWNYAGAAFPYTFESKPEGEGVWFYLKGVNELYKYIVFGVGSKAKDDAVTHYVQVVLPDGSTHGDKAKANEFCKYLARHLKAELHLFNGRVMYFNPRK, from the coding sequence ATGAGTCAGAGCGCGTATTTATATTTCGTGGAAGGCTCCGCCGTGACGTCCTTGACGTTGGACGAACTGAAGGAGCAGCTGAACCGGTACCGGGAACAGGTCGAGAAAACCGGGCAGCAGCTGGATTGGAATTATGCGGGCGCCGCGTTTCCGTACACGTTCGAATCGAAGCCGGAAGGCGAAGGCGTCTGGTTTTACCTGAAAGGCGTTAACGAACTGTACAAGTACATCGTGTTCGGCGTCGGCTCCAAAGCGAAGGACGATGCGGTAACGCACTACGTGCAGGTCGTGCTGCCCGACGGCAGCACGCACGGCGACAAAGCGAAGGCCAACGAATTTTGCAAATATTTGGCCCGCCATTTGAAAGCCGAGCTGCATTTGTTTAACGGGCGCGTCATGTACTTCAATCCGCGGAAGTAA
- a CDS encoding DUF1292 domain-containing protein: MTDNHREAAGEEEEAIYVVTDENGVERELVPVYTFDYAENEYVVLIDRNDAEADGLILRIEQDGDEVVLANIEDDDEWNAVIDIYNELLEQEEE; encoded by the coding sequence ATGACGGACAATCACCGCGAAGCGGCCGGAGAAGAAGAAGAAGCGATATACGTCGTCACCGACGAGAACGGCGTGGAGCGGGAGCTCGTTCCCGTATACACGTTCGATTACGCGGAGAACGAATATGTGGTGCTGATCGATCGCAACGACGCGGAGGCGGACGGACTGATCCTGCGCATCGAGCAGGACGGCGACGAGGTCGTGCTGGCGAACATCGAGGACGACGACGAGTGGAACGCGGTCATCGACATTTACAACGAGCTGCTCGAGCAAGAAGAAGAGTAA